GCCGATAGCCCAGTAAGTAAGGTTTACAAAAACAATGATTTATTCAGTGTTGAATCCTATCAATCCGAAAGCATTTCTTATCCGGCGCTAGAGCGTGCAGATCTGATAGTAATCAATGGACTTAGCAAATTAGAAAATGGCCTAAAAGCTCAGATTGAAAAACATCTCACCAAAGGCAGCACGGTTATTTTTATTCCAAATGAAAACGCTGCGTCTTACCAATTTGCTTCATTCGCTTTAGAAAGAGACTCCTCAGTTTCTAAGTCACCTCTTTCGATTCCGGACATAAAAAATCCCTTCTTTGAAAATATTTTTGAATCCATAAGTAATGACACCCAAATGCCTAACGTATCAGCATCATTCAAATGGAGTGCAAACAATGTCCAATTACTAAAAACTAAAACGGGGCAACCCTTCCTAAGTCATCTGTTCCAAAAAGGAAATCTTTATGTATTTGCTGGTCCACTAGCCGCTCCTTATACCAACTTCCATCAACATGCCCTGTTTGTACCTGTCATGCACAGAATAGCAGAACAAAGCAGTACAAACCATCAGGCGCTGGCGTTCAATGTAGATCGCATTAACCTTACTCTACCCGTTGATAGTATTCCAAATGGCCAACTGTACAAACTTCAAAAAGAAGGCGCTGAGCTCATACCTTCTCAGCGAGTGAGTGCCAATGAATTGGTTTTGGATATGCCTAAATATTTATTGACACCAGGGTTTTATGATCTGACTTTAGGCGATCAGCTGTTTACGACTATTGCGTTTAACCATTCTAAAAAAGAATCGAATCTCTCCACGCTTCCTATAGAAGAAATCGAAGCGAGGCTTTCTGGAATTAAGCATTTAAACCTCTATCAACCTCAAGACGCAGCCTCATTTTCCAAAATCTTGAAAGAAAAATATCACCAACGTGAATTATGGAAATATACCTTAATTTTGTCCTTGATATTTCTTTTTGCTGAAAGTGTGCTACTAAGATTTTTATAATGAATATACTCCTCAGAGAAGCCAAAATCCTCGACCCCCACTCTCCTCATCACAA
The sequence above is drawn from the Reichenbachiella sp. genome and encodes:
- a CDS encoding BatA domain-containing protein, with product MNFTYPIFLWGLSALAIPIIVHLFNFRKAKKVSFSNVRFLESIKKQSSSNLRLRHLLILFCRLLFVFFLVLTFTQPFIHGSENGLQNRSVQLYLDNSNSLSNLTKNDISGFNELIGVAQEVVNLYPQETQFNLFTNDFLPGSSISQSKTKTLERLTEVEYSNLTRSGKEIFTKLQSSDPNESKDVFILSDFQQPTTGTFDAIVDSINQYHIVAVATPEQRNISVDTVFLTNPFLVPNQKNSVQVRLKNQGPLVNDLQVKFFINDQQSATTSIDIEANSSHTVIFELSGQLNKTNRCRISFEDFPITFDNDYYFSLNQAAQINIVEVSNQADSPVSKVYKNNDLFSVESYQSESISYPALERADLIVINGLSKLENGLKAQIEKHLTKGSTVIFIPNENAASYQFASFALERDSSVSKSPLSIPDIKNPFFENIFESISNDTQMPNVSASFKWSANNVQLLKTKTGQPFLSHLFQKGNLYVFAGPLAAPYTNFHQHALFVPVMHRIAEQSSTNHQALAFNVDRINLTLPVDSIPNGQLYKLQKEGAELIPSQRVSANELVLDMPKYLLTPGFYDLTLGDQLFTTIAFNHSKKESNLSTLPIEEIEARLSGIKHLNLYQPQDAASFSKILKEKYHQRELWKYTLILSLIFLFAESVLLRFL